Within the Solibacillus silvestris genome, the region ATTTCCTGAATTTCCCTCAACTTGATCTACATATTCCAGTCTTAAGTAAGGCCCTAGTTCAGGTGGGCATAACTGTAAGCGAAGTTCGTTCGCCTGTTTATAGATTTCAGGTAATGTTGCACCATTCGGAAAGCCCAGATCTCTAACTAATAGTTCAACTATTTCCAAGCTATACTTTATTTCTGAAGTGGTAAACCGATCATCATATAATAACTTTTCTCCATATTGGTTCAATGAAATCGAAGACTGTTGCAGCCTTTGAATAAGTTCTGCTTTGGATAGCCCGCCTACCTCTATCGTTTTTTTAATTACAGAACAATCCGGATATATTCGCATTTGTTCCCCTCCTAACATACGGTTCGAGTAATGCCTTTTGCTACAGAATGGAGCTACTGAACCTGTACTAATGATTTCTATTAAACTCATTAATACTCCTTCATCCCTTTTAAAACAGGAAACGCTAGTGAATTATGACCAGCTTAAATTGATAGGCTACAGGGTATTCAAAGGATGATAGGAGAGTGTATATAGATGATTACAGCAATTACTATTAAAATCATTGCAGGTTTTATAGCGCTTATGGTTGTTATCCGCTTTATCGGAAAAAAGGAACTCGCGGAAGTTACCCCATTCGACTTTGTGTTTATCGTCATTCTTGGAGGAACGCTTGAAGAGGGTGTATACGATGAAAAAGTACGAGTTTGGGATGTCCTCTATACGATTGGATTATGGACTGCGCTGTATCTTTTAACTGATTTTCTTGTCAGGAACTTTGAAAGGCTTCGTCCGATTATTAAAGGAGAACCGTCTTTTCTTGTAAATAATGGGCTGCTGGATATTAACGAGTTAAAGAAAAATAAAATAGAATCTGAACAGCTACGTTCCTTACTGCGGATGCAAGGAGTTTTTTCTATTAGTGAAGTAAAATATGTCCTTCTTGAACCGGGTGGGCAAATTAGTATATTGAAAAAGAATTCATCCGATGAAGATACCGGTGGCGTGCTAACCCACTTGCTTATCGACGAGGGGCAAATTGAGGAAAGGATTCTTGCACAAATTGGAAAAGATAAGCAATGGATCATTCATCAGTTAAAAGAGGAAGGTTATGAGGATATTAAAAAAATATATTATGCAGAATGGTCTGAGGAAAATGGACTTTACGTTCAGACTTATGATTAATTATTTAAAAGTAAGTAATAATTATTGGCTCGGTTTCGATAAGTGAAACCGAGCCTGTTTACAATCTAATTTAGACCAATTTAAGCGGCTTAGTACTCTCTTTAACAAAATCCAGAAATGCTTTTTCTTCTTCAACAAATGGATTGTGATTAGAATGGTCAAATATTATTAATTCAGAAGTAGGGATGAGGTCAGCAATTTCAATACTAAATTCAATTGGACACTGCGCGTCATACATTCCGCCAAACACATATGTATCTATTTGAACTGTCGGCAGCTCTTCTCGTAAATCGAATGACTTTACTGCTACTTTTCTAAAGTAATCCAGTGCACGACCAACAGTCCGTCCACTATTCGGTATTGTCAGGGCATGTTTTAATTTTTCTTCACTAGTAAATGACATCATTGACCATTCAAAACCTAAATCTTTTCGTTTCTCTTGCGGCGTGTCTGGATTATTTAGACTTTCCATGATTTCTATAATTCTATTGAAATTTTTATTATCAGCACAGTAAATACTATTTGGATGACTTGCGTATGCTTTACTTGCTGCGCTACAACCGCAAATACATTTTGTAAGAGATTGTTGTTTTAATACAGCATATTGCAATGCAAGCATCCCACCTGTTGAATGGCCTGCAAAAGCCCATTTCGGAATATGTAATGCTTCTCGAATTGCTTCTAAGTCTAATATGATTTCTTGTAAATTCATTTGGTCATCCATTTCGATGGCAGGTGAATTACCCGCCCCACGGACATTAATTAGATAGACTTGATAATGTTCTGTGAATGGGTTAGCAAACCAATTCCCTTTTTCATTAAATGCCATATAAAAATGCGTAATAGCAAGTGGCTGACCGCTTCCCTTTACAAAATATTCGAAAGTTCCTCTTGGTGTTTCAATAAATTTTTGTTCCCACATCTTAGACACATCCTTTTCAGAAAAATGTAATATTCTAACAAATACTATTATACTCTTCTTAAATTGATAAAGAGTAAAATTTCCCCAAAATAAAACCACAATGGATAATTTCCACTGTGGTTATTTCTAATCATTATTTATATCACGAATAATCCAATGGGCTGCTTCTTTTAAACTTTGAAAAACTGCATCTGCCAATGGATCCTGCTCACCTATAAAAACTGTTTTAGTACCTGCTTTTTTACCTGCCTGAATATCTGTATCTGTATCACCAACCATATAGGATTTTTCCAGATCTATTTTGTATTTTTCACCTAAATCCAAAATCATTTTGCTATTTGGTTTTCTGCATTCACACCCAGCCTTTGGTTTATGCGGACAATAGGCAACTTCATGAATCGTTGCTCCCTTTTTCTTCAGTTCAGCTACCATGTGGTCATGAACTTTCTGCAACTGCTTTTCCTTCATATAACCTAATCCAATACCACCTTGATTCGTCACAACAAATACATAATCAAAATGATCATTTAAACTTTTAATGGCTTCTTCTGCACCAGGTAAAAAATAAAATTGTTTCGGATTGTTCACAAATTTCACTCGCTTAGTTAGCACTTCATTTATTACGCCATCTCGATCTAAAAATACTGCTCTTTTCAATCCAACCACACCTTTAATTTTAATCTTACTTTTAGTATGTTAAAAATTATCGGCTTTAAGCAGTCTTAGTTCGAGTATTCAATAATTCTCTTAACGAAATCCATCAATTGAAAAAGGCACAATTCTTCTTAAGAATCGCACCCTATTTGGAAGACTTGAATTAACTTTAGCAGAAACTTTTAATTTGGTTTTCAGTAATCCCTTTAATTAATCCCAGTTCACTAATCAAAAATTGATGCGTGTTATTTAACATTTCTTTTTCACTTGTATTAAGTGCTTTTTCTTCTTTCATACGCATCAAATCACGTACAACTTCAGCACATTCCAGTATTTTACCCGTTTTTACTTTGTCCGTGTTCACTTTATACCTTTGTCTCCACGGCAATATTTCATCTGATTCTCCATGCTGAAAAATATGAAGGATGTGTTTCAATTCAATTATATCAGTCACTGGACGTATACTTGAACTCAATATTTTATCCATAGGGATTGTAATTTGCATATTACCGACTGACATTTTTATAATATAACACTGTTGTTTTTCACCTAATATTTCCTTTTCTTCTACGGCTTTAATTATACCTGCTCCGTGCATTGGATAAATAATATTTTCACC harbors:
- a CDS encoding helicase, translating into MRIYPDCSVIKKTIEVGGLSKAELIQRLQQSSISLNQYGEKLLYDDRFTTSEIKYSLEIVELLVRDLGFPNGATLPEIYKQANELRLQLCPPELGPYLRLEYVDQVEGNSGNPSQKNEAPSGSITIASEIISDEDSFPKGFYVRKVDGVLWLRGYVADNLHVWNPDTRFIFKTDNDY
- a CDS encoding alpha/beta hydrolase; translation: MWEQKFIETPRGTFEYFVKGSGQPLAITHFYMAFNEKGNWFANPFTEHYQVYLINVRGAGNSPAIEMDDQMNLQEIILDLEAIREALHIPKWAFAGHSTGGMLALQYAVLKQQSLTKCICGCSAASKAYASHPNSIYCADNKNFNRIIEIMESLNNPDTPQEKRKDLGFEWSMMSFTSEEKLKHALTIPNSGRTVGRALDYFRKVAVKSFDLREELPTVQIDTYVFGGMYDAQCPIEFSIEIADLIPTSELIIFDHSNHNPFVEEEKAFLDFVKESTKPLKLV
- a CDS encoding histidinol-phosphatase, with protein sequence MKRAVFLDRDGVINEVLTKRVKFVNNPKQFYFLPGAEEAIKSLNDHFDYVFVVTNQGGIGLGYMKEKQLQKVHDHMVAELKKKGATIHEVAYCPHKPKAGCECRKPNSKMILDLGEKYKIDLEKSYMVGDTDTDIQAGKKAGTKTVFIGEQDPLADAVFQSLKEAAHWIIRDINND
- a CDS encoding transcription factor YdeB; this translates as MEVDYLFQIGENIIYPMHGAGIIKAVEEKEILGEKQQCYIIKMSVGNMQITIPMDKILSSSIRPVTDIIELKHILHIFQHGESDEILPWRQRYKVNTDKVKTGKILECAEVVRDLMRMKEEKALNTSEKEMLNNTHQFLISELGLIKGITENQIKSFC